The proteins below are encoded in one region of Fodinibius salinus:
- the rpsG gene encoding 30S ribosomal protein S7 — protein MRRKTADKREVQPDPVFGDKLVTRFVNNLMRDGKKNVARKILYQAFEIIEEDTGNEGMEVFKEALSNVSPVVEVRSRRVGGSTYQVPVEVRPDRGTALGIRWLINACQTRNDKSMARRLSRELLDAANNEGGAVRKKDEVHRMAEANKAFAHFRF, from the coding sequence ATGAGAAGAAAGACAGCAGATAAGCGTGAAGTTCAGCCGGATCCGGTTTTTGGTGATAAGCTGGTTACGCGCTTCGTAAACAACCTGATGCGCGACGGTAAGAAAAATGTCGCACGTAAAATTTTGTATCAGGCTTTTGAAATTATTGAAGAAGATACTGGCAATGAGGGCATGGAAGTATTTAAGGAGGCCCTCAGTAATGTTTCGCCGGTAGTTGAAGTTCGTTCCCGCCGTGTTGGCGGATCAACCTACCAAGTGCCCGTCGAGGTTCGCCCCGATCGCGGTACTGCCTTAGGTATTCGTTGGTTGATTAATGCATGTCAAACTCGAAATGATAAGTCAATGGCTCGGCGTTTATCTCGCGAGCTGTTGGATGCCGCCAATAACGAAGGTGGTGCAGTGCGAAAGAAGGATGAGGTTCATCGCATGGCAGAAGCAAATAAAGCATTTGCTCACTTTAGATTCTAA
- the rpsL gene encoding 30S ribosomal protein S12: MPTIQQLIRKGRKSKSSKTTAPALEGCPQKRGVCVRVYTTTPKKPNSALRKVARVRLTNGYEVTAYIPGEGHNLQEHSIVLVRGGRVKDLPGVRYHIVRGTLDTAGVEDRKQGRSLYGTKKPN; this comes from the coding sequence GTGCCTACAATACAACAACTTATTCGCAAAGGCAGAAAAAGCAAGTCGAGTAAAACTACGGCCCCTGCTTTGGAAGGCTGTCCGCAAAAACGCGGAGTTTGCGTACGAGTTTATACCACTACGCCCAAAAAGCCGAATTCGGCTTTGCGTAAGGTTGCTCGTGTGCGTTTAACTAATGGCTATGAAGTAACGGCTTATATTCCTGGTGAAGGTCACAACCTTCAGGAACACAGCATTGTGCTGGTTCGCGGAGGTCGTGTTAAGGATCTCCCCGGAGTACGTTATCATATTGTTCGTGGAACGCTCGACACTGCCGGTGTTGAAGACCGGAAGCAGGGTCGCAGTCTCTACGGTACAAAGAAGCCTAATTAG